Proteins found in one Pyrus communis chromosome 15, drPyrComm1.1, whole genome shotgun sequence genomic segment:
- the LOC137716876 gene encoding ATP synthase subunit b', chloroplastic-like: MVNMIIASSKVPISSSPSSPIPKPRIPFQISIPKIPSNLQKLTKPQLVSLSSSLSAIVVASLALAPPSLAEEFEKGALFDFNLTLPIQIVQFLLLMVVLDKLYYSPLGKFRDERDSAIREKLGSVKDTLEEVKQLEEQGIAIKRAEISMTLTKIKKETQGEVEEKLAEGRKKVEVELQEMLAKLEEQKEETMKALDFQIANLNDQIIKKVLPL; encoded by the coding sequence ATGGTCAACATGATCATAGCTTCCTCCAAAGTCCCCATCTCCTCCTCCCCTTCTTCCCCAATCCCAAAACCCAGAATCCCATTCCAAATCTCCATCCCCAAAATCCCATCAAACCTCCAGAAGCTCACAAAGCCCCAGTTGGTATCCCTCTCCTCATCCCTCTCCGCCATAGTCGTTGCCTCGTTGGCCTTGGCGCCACCCTCCCTGGCAGAGGAGTTCGAGAAGGGGGCTTTGTTCGACTTCAACCTCACCCTACCCATCCAGATAGTGCAGTTCCTACTGCTGATGGTGGTGCTGGACAAGCTCTACTACAGCCCACTAGGGAAGTTCAGAGACGAGAGGGACTCGGCCATCAGGGAGAAGCTGGGGAGCGTGAAGGACACGTTGGAGGAGGTGAAGCAGCTTGAGGAGCAAGGCATCGCCATCAAGAGGGCGGAGATATCGATGACGTTGACGAAGATAAAGAAAGAGACACAGGGGGAGGTGGAGGAGAAATTGGCGGAGGGGAGGAAGAAGGTGGAGGTAGAGCTGCAGGAGATGTTGGCAAAGTTGGAGGAGCAAAAGGAGGAGACCATGAAGGCGCTGGACTTTCAGATTGCCAACCTTAATGACCAGATTATTAAGAAGGTCCTTCCTCTCTGA
- the LOC137718756 gene encoding uncharacterized protein, protein MSYSTLRIDDDDFVPVRQPSIERHRRSNSLPFVPLLLVDGFSRKSFSYSALPQEPLRLSVMKLDGSCFDIQVAMTATVLELKQAVEAVFSHMPQKGPGKISWPHVWGHFCLCYGNQKLLVETDHINHYGIKDGDQLHFVRHVSISYSMTKRQSSKKGFLALKQNAMSMSRSMSFQEEGQIDIQEERNGKEVEQNDEVYYDSDDIENPKSPRCDDEVSIEHNESRLPFLLGEWFPYSKLSAVGTSSPRTCAPSIASGLLVGFRKIFGICFEKRDKRHSRRDTWRID, encoded by the exons ATGTCGTATAGCACGCTGAGGATTGACGATGATGATTTTGTCCCTGTCCGGCAGCCGTCGATCGAACGGCATCGCCGCTCCAATTCTCTGCCGTTTGTGCCGTTGCTGCTCGTCGATGGCTTTTCCCGCAAGAGCTTCTCCTACTCCGCGCTTCCTCAGGAGCCACTCCGGCTCTCCGTTATGAAATTGGACGGCTCTTGCTTCG ACATTCAAGTTGCTATGACGGCCACGGTTTTAGAATTGAAACAGGCAGTTGAGGCCGTTTTCAGTCACATGCCACAGAAGGGACCGGGAAAAATTTCATG GCCACACGTGTGGGGTCATTTCTGCTTGTGCTACGGTAATCAGAAGCTACTTGTTGAAACTGATCATATCAACCATTATGGAATCAAAGATGGTGATCAG CTGCATTTTGTCCGGCATGTTTCAATCAGCTACAGCATGACAAAGAGGCAATCGTCAAAGAAAGGGTTCCTCGCTTTAAAACAAAACGCAAT GTCAATGTCGCGATCAATGAGCTTTCAAGAGGAAGGGCAGATTGACATACAGGAAGAAAGGAATGGCAAAGAGGTAGAACAGAACGACGAGGTATATTACGATTCTGATGACATCGAGAATCCAAAGTCCCCACGTTGTGATGACGAAGTTTCTATTGAACACAATGAGAGTAGGCTGCCTTTCTTATTAGGAGAATGGTTTCCATACTCCAAACTGTCAGCTGTAGGAACATCATCTCCAAGAACTTGCGCGCCAAGCATAGCTAGTGGCTTACTGGTTGGGTTTAGGAAGATATTCGGGATTTGTTTCGAAAAACGCGATAAACGGCACAGTCGAAGGGATACTTGGAGAATAGATTAG